ttaatatagatatttcctatataaactataaaaactttaacaaaacaagaagaagaggaattagatagaatagtgtgcccgagtgtactcttaagcaagagaactctaacccaagacattggaagaccatggtatagaggttatggcactacccaagactagagaacaatggtttgattttggaatgtccttctcctagaagatctgtttaccatacctaaaaagtctcttctacccttaccaagaggaaagtagccactgaaaaattacagtgcagtagttaaccccttggttgaagaaaaattgtttggtaatttcagtgttgtcaggtgtatgaggatagaggcgaatctgtaaagaataagccagactattcggtgtatgtgtaagcaaggggaaagagaaccataaccagagagaaggttccaatgtagtactgtctggccagtcaaaggaccccataactctctagcggtagtatgtcaacgggtggctggtgttctggccaacctactacctaataaaagcaaataataataataatagaggtagtGTAACAAGGAGAAATTTTATTCAAAATCCAAATTACTCTACAATAGATAAAGAAAAGCAGCTGCTGCGTTGTACAAGGTGTTGAAacattctttcttttttatttcagtgaACACAATCGTGATTTCTGCCGTCCTTAAGACCCCTGATCTACGCCAGAAGAATTCTTCTAAAATGATACTCAGTTTCTTGGTATCATCGATTCTAATAGTTAGCACAGCTATGACGGTGATTGCACTGTCATGGTACGAAGAGGGGAAATATATTCATCCTTCAGTCATGGCTGTTCTCTTTGCACTTGTCTGGGATTTTGTAATTGCTCGTAATCTTACCTCCTGTACCCTAGCTCTGACGAGGTGAATTATATATCTATACTGAATTTTactcaatgaggcgcatttgtaccgactcttacgggtgcccttttagctcagaaaagtatcctactagctgattggttggacaaaataattctacccaatcagctagaaggaaacttttccaaggtaaaagggcacccatgcgagtcagtgcaaatgaccAATCAGCTTATAGGAAACTTTTCATAGCTAAAAGTGcccccctgcgagtctgtgcaactGGCCCtttagctagtaggaaacttttccaagctaaaagggcgaCCCTGCGAGTCAGTACATATACGCCTCATCAAAAGTATAAAACTAGTATAAGTTCAGACTTTGCAGTCTAGTCCTCAACGAATGAAACAGTGGTATATATCTGTACAATAAAATAAGTATCCATTTGCATCTGCAAGTTGCAATAACTAATTATGTGATAATCTGTTTAACAAAATAGCGTTTTGTTTTGACAGATTGAGTTCGATGCTGTGGCCCTTCACTTACCAgagaataatgaaagataaatctatCTTTTTCGTCTTGGCTCCCTGGCTTTTGTCTGCCCTGCTTGGAATACCAGCTCTCTATGGGGTAACTTTCATAAGAATATTTCTTATATGTTTATTAACACTAAAGTAAAGAtggattatttttattgataatcaaGGTTATATCTGACGCCTCATTTGATGAGTTCACACTTGCATAAATAACTagaattattatttctatgaatactGTAACATAGGAAAACTTTTTATAGAGGAAGTAGTTAGTTGTTCATATGTATCAGGCTAAGTTAGATTCTATTCTATAATACTCACATATTGTCTTATTCAACCTAAAAACGTGTGGCAACCTCCCATGTTTTCCCATGGAATTTCCTGACATTACAGTCTTGATTTATATTACATAACCTTTAATACTAACTGAAAAACTATACTGCCCATTTAACTATAAAATATTTGttcttttgaaatatttgaaaatatgaaattatgaataGAAACTATAGTACAGGACAGTCAAAACAATTATTTCATTACCGTAGTTTATATTAGCAATGAAATCTTGGTGTATAAGCAAATgttattaagaattttattttctgaTGTGCAGTTAAGGATTTAAATTAGATAATAAAACCACAGGAAATTCAAATTAAAAATCATGATAATGAATAAGATATTATGAAATTTTGGGAAAGCCCTTTCCTTTAACCGAGGGTATTATTCCCTTGCAAAGCGTTTTATACAAATTATTGTTCAGTGAATAATTTTATCAGATCTGAAAAGGTTTTCAGCATACCAAAAATTATCACTTTGCAGTGcgttttttaaaaattattgattaACACATTTATCGGTATATAGCgatagaatataaaacaaaattttctagatataataataatgaaaatatagtaatGAAATGCTCAAACTCTCTTCTTTTCAGGTTTTAGGAGTCCCAAACATAAAGACATTTGAGTATGTATATCCACCAAACCAGACAGTTTTGCATGAGATTGCAATGAAGACCTACGTTTTCGTTTCAATAGGAGTTCCTGTAATTGTCACATGCATCGCTTATGGGATTATGTTTTATAAGGTATAGATAAATGGAATTTTTTTCagatacatatatttgcataacaAATGCAcacgtttgtacacacacacacacacacacacacacacacatatatatatatatatatatatatatatatatatatatatatatatatatagatttacacacacacacacacacacacatatatatatatatatatatatatatatatatatatatgtgtgtgtatatatacatatatatatatatatatatatatatatatatatatatatatatacatatatgtgtatatatatatatatatatatatatatatatatatatatatatgtatgtttatatatatatatatatatatatatatatatatatatatatatatatatatatatatatatgtaaaagtgtgtgttataatgtgtatatatgaaaatatgtatttgtatacttatgtatatatgtatatatatatatgtatgtatatatatgcatacatatttatatatgtg
The window above is part of the Palaemon carinicauda isolate YSFRI2023 chromosome 11, ASM3689809v2, whole genome shotgun sequence genome. Proteins encoded here:
- the LOC137649630 gene encoding protein trapped in endoderm-1-like — its product is MESESSKPVTSLPTDLTREKPSLDDNGMFCFSIGIFVAAGGALVVNTIVISAVLKTPDLRQKNSSKMILSFLVSSILIVSTAMTVIALSWYEEGKYIHPSVMAVLFALVWDFVIARNLTSCTLALTRLSSMLWPFTYQRIMKDKSIFFVLAPWLLSALLGIPALYGVLGVPNIKTFEYVYPPNQTVLHEIAMKTYVFVSIGVPVIVTCIAYGIMFYKVSKVKRSGSVTQGVPTNHHISKWRSGVTRALLANLTSILCFNIPHILVHMTNLNKESAILPVIHLLYALQYILDPMMFVIFAQQYRQACVHLFRGGNPEMSRVSDES